One genomic window of Polyangium aurulentum includes the following:
- the gstA gene encoding glutathione transferase GstA, protein MTETMKLFYTPGVCSLAPHVALREAGATFELARVDLRSKKTADGDDFTRLNPKGYVPALLLPDGNLLTETAVLLNYIADTWPQAKLAPPRGDLVRVRFDEWLQFIATELHKGFAPFTLMPNVGEESKRWAAERLAGRVALLAEALGDRPFLHGDAFTILDAYAYFALRTYRHLLRVDLPGALGAYLERLSARPAVRAALTAEGFH, encoded by the coding sequence ATGACCGAGACGATGAAGCTTTTCTACACGCCAGGGGTCTGCTCGCTCGCGCCGCACGTCGCGCTTCGCGAGGCCGGCGCGACGTTCGAGCTCGCCCGCGTCGACCTGAGGAGCAAGAAGACCGCGGACGGCGACGATTTCACGCGCTTGAACCCCAAGGGTTATGTGCCCGCGCTGCTGCTTCCGGACGGCAATTTGCTGACCGAGACTGCGGTCTTGCTGAACTACATCGCCGACACCTGGCCCCAGGCCAAGCTTGCACCGCCGCGCGGCGATCTCGTGCGGGTTCGCTTCGACGAATGGTTGCAGTTCATCGCCACCGAGCTGCACAAGGGCTTCGCGCCGTTCACCCTGATGCCGAACGTTGGCGAGGAGTCGAAGCGCTGGGCTGCCGAGCGCCTCGCTGGCCGCGTCGCACTGCTCGCCGAGGCGCTCGGCGATCGCCCGTTCCTCCACGGCGACGCGTTCACCATCCTCGACGCTTATGCATACTTCGCGCTGCGAACGTATCGACACCTGCTGCGGGTCGATCTGCCCGGCGCGCTTGGCGCGTACCTCGAGCGGCTCTCCGCGCGCCCTGCCGTCCGCGCGGCGCTCACGGCCGAAGGCTTTCACTGA
- a CDS encoding right-handed parallel beta-helix repeat-containing protein, with the protein MRSISLARLCAGFMIISSVACGGSGGPDNQAGETSGGAGSAPTGGDATTSGGGNTTSHGSGGSTVGSGGAGTGGAGTGGAETGGGGTGGAGMGGSGTGGSGTGGSGGGSVEPSPSDGDIYVAPDGLESNPGTLEAPTTLYKAVTMVKPGQTIFMRGGVYLYLPTVKIEFGNDGTANDPKRLFGYPGEKVVIDFKDQYYKKGDPASPRGVELIGNYWHFKRIEIANAGDNGLFIAGHHNTIEHCVFHNNRDSGLQLGGRLGEKLTPVEEWPSYNKVINCDSYSNFDPPDGGDADGFAPKLNVGEGNEFHGCRAWNNSDDGWDLFNRNGKPLKPVLMDQCWAFDNGYQSGGYMSQPPPVPYMGNGNGFKMGGDSGLASDHIITRSVAFGNKVRGFDENNNVGNITVKNCTGWLNGTMNFAFGEGGFHTFINNISHKRKSSDEPVGTQTTNAFEGATDADFVSFDRSLAKAPRNPDGSLPATDFLRLAPGSQFIDAGSTDGPMFPFSGKAPDLGAFEVE; encoded by the coding sequence ATGCGCTCAATCTCCCTCGCCCGGCTCTGCGCCGGCTTCATGATCATATCCTCCGTCGCGTGCGGCGGCAGCGGCGGGCCGGACAACCAGGCTGGCGAAACGTCTGGCGGCGCCGGCTCTGCGCCCACCGGCGGTGATGCAACGACCTCAGGCGGCGGAAACACGACGAGCCATGGATCCGGAGGCAGCACGGTAGGCAGCGGCGGGGCAGGGACGGGCGGGGCAGGGACGGGCGGCGCAGAGACCGGCGGCGGGGGAACGGGCGGCGCGGGAATGGGCGGCTCGGGAACGGGCGGCTCGGGAACGGGCGGCTCGGGCGGCGGCAGTGTGGAGCCGTCGCCCTCCGACGGCGATATCTACGTCGCCCCCGACGGGCTCGAGAGCAACCCGGGGACCCTGGAGGCGCCCACCACGCTCTATAAAGCGGTCACCATGGTGAAGCCGGGGCAAACGATCTTCATGCGCGGGGGCGTGTACCTGTACCTGCCGACCGTGAAGATCGAATTCGGGAACGATGGCACGGCGAACGACCCGAAGCGCCTCTTCGGTTACCCCGGCGAGAAGGTCGTGATCGACTTCAAGGACCAGTATTACAAGAAAGGGGACCCGGCGAGCCCGCGCGGCGTCGAGCTGATCGGCAACTACTGGCACTTCAAGAGGATCGAGATCGCCAACGCAGGCGATAACGGCCTGTTCATCGCGGGCCACCACAACACCATCGAGCACTGCGTCTTCCACAACAACCGGGACTCGGGGTTGCAGCTCGGTGGGAGGCTGGGCGAGAAGCTGACCCCTGTCGAGGAGTGGCCGTCGTACAACAAGGTCATCAACTGTGACTCGTACAGCAACTTCGATCCGCCCGACGGCGGCGACGCCGATGGGTTTGCCCCGAAGCTGAACGTCGGCGAAGGGAACGAGTTCCACGGCTGCCGCGCGTGGAACAACTCCGACGACGGCTGGGACCTCTTCAACCGCAATGGCAAGCCCCTGAAGCCGGTGCTCATGGATCAGTGCTGGGCGTTCGATAACGGATACCAATCGGGCGGCTACATGAGCCAGCCCCCGCCCGTCCCGTACATGGGGAACGGCAACGGCTTCAAGATGGGCGGGGACAGCGGGCTCGCCTCCGACCACATCATCACGCGATCGGTCGCCTTCGGGAACAAGGTCCGCGGCTTCGACGAGAACAACAACGTCGGAAATATCACCGTGAAGAACTGCACGGGCTGGCTGAACGGCACCATGAACTTTGCGTTCGGCGAGGGAGGCTTTCACACGTTCATCAACAACATCTCGCACAAGCGAAAGTCGAGCGACGAGCCCGTCGGCACCCAGACGACGAACGCATTCGAAGGGGCCACGGACGCAGACTTCGTGAGCTTCGATCGCTCGCTGGCGAAGGCGCCCCGCAATCCCGATGGCAGCCTCCCGGCGACCGATTTCCTGAGGCTCGCCCCCGGGAGCCAGTTCATCGATGCCGGCTCGACCGACGGCCCCATGTTCCCGTTCTCCGGCAAGGCGCCGGACCTGGGCGCCTTCGAGGTCGAATGA
- a CDS encoding LysR family transcriptional regulator, producing the protein MNSRPDFAAIEAFARVAETGSFRAAALALSAPVSTVSVQVRRLERRLGARLLERTTRRVRLTEEGREYLEKVHAGLDAIAEAERTVSSRGSEARGRLHVAAPVEFGQAVLGRVLGRYAKEHPGVAVDVELVSERVDPVRDGFDVVIEAEPCDSASLVARKLGAPSRRRLVASAEYLARHGVPAHPRELARHTCLVMGTRREAVTWRFTRGGTKLSIVHRHATANSWALLRDLTVAGCGICCLPDYLAAPAISDGKVEEVLAAYAMPAEQMYAVYPRSQHVPARLSTFVAVLRDFLEVWPGCLPKPPPRTSAGCA; encoded by the coding sequence ATGAACAGCCGCCCCGACTTCGCCGCCATCGAAGCCTTCGCTCGCGTCGCCGAGACGGGCAGTTTCCGCGCCGCCGCCCTCGCTCTGTCCGCGCCGGTGTCGACCGTCAGCGTGCAGGTCCGTCGTCTCGAGCGGCGCCTCGGCGCCCGGCTGCTCGAGCGCACGACACGGCGCGTCCGCCTGACCGAGGAGGGGCGTGAGTACCTCGAAAAGGTGCACGCCGGGCTCGACGCGATCGCCGAGGCGGAGCGCACGGTGTCGTCGCGCGGCAGCGAGGCCCGCGGGCGCCTGCATGTCGCGGCGCCTGTCGAGTTCGGGCAGGCGGTGCTCGGGCGCGTGCTCGGGCGATACGCGAAGGAGCATCCGGGCGTCGCTGTCGACGTCGAGCTCGTCTCCGAGCGCGTCGATCCGGTGCGCGACGGCTTCGACGTCGTGATCGAGGCCGAGCCGTGCGACAGCGCGTCGCTCGTGGCGCGCAAGCTCGGCGCGCCCTCGCGGCGTCGCCTCGTTGCCAGCGCGGAATACCTCGCGCGTCACGGCGTCCCGGCGCACCCGCGCGAGCTGGCGCGGCACACGTGCCTGGTGATGGGCACCCGGCGCGAGGCGGTCACGTGGCGCTTCACCCGCGGCGGCACGAAGCTGTCGATCGTGCACCGGCACGCGACCGCGAATAGCTGGGCGCTGCTGCGTGACCTCACCGTCGCGGGCTGCGGGATCTGCTGCCTGCCGGATTACCTGGCCGCGCCAGCGATCTCCGATGGCAAGGTCGAGGAGGTGCTCGCGGCGTACGCAATGCCCGCCGAGCAGATGTACGCGGTGTATCCCCGCAGCCAGCACGTGCCCGCGCGCCTGAGCACCTTCGTCGCGGTGCTGCGCGACTTCCTCGAGGTTTGGCCGGGCTGCCTACCCAAGCCGCCCCCGCGGACGTCCGCGGGGTGCGCTTGA
- a CDS encoding LysR family transcriptional regulator yields MDRLRALAWYCKVVESRGISEAARALGVSKAVVSKYVTALEEELNARLLHRTTRAVRPTATGRAVYERARTVLEDMRSLEAAARAERAEPAGTLRVTAPVAFGLTGFGELVAAFARAHPAVRVEIALTDRYVRLADEGFDVAIRIAKRLDDEDVLAVRLATTRMLVCAAPAYLARAGRPRAPQDLADHACIAYAPAGTSGRVAWHVAGPSGDERVWIEPVLRADSSVLLRDATRAGLGIAVLLSFVVEPDLRSGALVELFAGAEERTVFAVYPAPLHASAKVRAFVRALQQSHQAGPPDRTA; encoded by the coding sequence ATGGATCGTCTTCGCGCGCTCGCTTGGTACTGCAAGGTGGTCGAGTCCCGCGGCATCTCCGAGGCCGCGCGCGCGCTCGGCGTCTCGAAGGCGGTGGTCAGCAAGTACGTCACCGCGCTCGAGGAGGAGCTCAACGCCCGGCTGCTCCACCGGACGACGCGCGCGGTCCGCCCCACGGCGACGGGGCGCGCCGTGTACGAGCGCGCGCGGACCGTGCTCGAGGACATGCGATCGCTCGAAGCCGCGGCCAGGGCCGAGCGCGCCGAGCCCGCGGGGACGCTGCGCGTGACCGCCCCGGTCGCCTTCGGGCTCACGGGCTTCGGCGAGCTCGTCGCCGCATTCGCGCGCGCGCACCCGGCGGTGCGCGTCGAGATCGCGCTCACCGACCGCTACGTGCGGCTCGCCGACGAGGGATTCGACGTGGCCATTCGCATCGCGAAGCGGCTCGACGACGAGGACGTGCTCGCCGTCCGCCTCGCGACGACGCGCATGCTCGTCTGCGCCGCACCTGCATACCTCGCGCGCGCAGGGCGCCCTCGGGCGCCGCAAGATCTCGCCGACCACGCGTGCATCGCGTATGCGCCTGCGGGGACGAGCGGCCGCGTCGCCTGGCACGTCGCCGGCCCCTCGGGGGACGAGCGTGTCTGGATCGAGCCTGTGCTGCGCGCCGACAGCAGCGTGCTGCTGCGCGACGCGACGCGGGCGGGGCTGGGGATTGCGGTTCTTCTCTCGTTCGTGGTCGAGCCCGATCTGCGCTCCGGCGCGCTCGTCGAGCTCTTCGCCGGCGCGGAGGAGCGCACGGTCTTTGCCGTCTACCCCGCGCCGCTGCACGCATCCGCGAAGGTCCGCGCATTCGTGCGCGCGCTCCAGCAGAGCCACCAAGCAGGCCCACCCGACCGCACCGCGTAG
- a CDS encoding endonuclease/exonuclease/phosphatase family protein, which translates to MMTEAREDEEIRHAFLRSCSIQAFRTRLPARTTVMQASRLRLLSYNIHQGITVSRNRLTLAVLRSAIRELDADIVVLQEVAGSSLDLQAGSSPGRLRSQLEEVADEVWPHHAYGTNAVFTTHFHGNAVLSRFPILSWRNENITVGRAEPRGILHVTVRALGEQPVHVMGIHLGLSQGERREQARRLRTYVENSVPAEAPLFVAGDFNDWRRQISRELVEGLSMREAFRVAHRHYARTFPSRFPIFHLDRIYFRGCELESASCFRGKPWNTLSDHLPLLASFRCEGGSA; encoded by the coding sequence ATGATGACGGAGGCCCGGGAGGACGAGGAGATCCGCCACGCGTTTCTCCGTTCTTGTAGTATACAAGCTTTCCGCACAAGGTTACCTGCTAGAACGACCGTCATGCAAGCGTCGCGCCTACGGCTTCTGTCCTACAATATCCACCAAGGGATAACGGTGAGCCGCAATCGCCTCACGCTTGCCGTGCTCCGGTCCGCGATCCGCGAGCTCGACGCGGACATCGTCGTCCTCCAGGAGGTCGCTGGAAGCAGCCTCGACCTCCAGGCGGGAAGCAGCCCAGGGCGGCTCCGGTCCCAGCTCGAGGAGGTGGCCGACGAAGTCTGGCCCCACCATGCGTACGGGACGAATGCCGTCTTCACGACGCACTTCCACGGCAACGCCGTCCTCAGCCGATTTCCCATTCTGAGCTGGCGGAACGAGAACATCACGGTCGGACGGGCCGAGCCGCGCGGGATCCTGCACGTGACGGTGCGCGCCCTGGGCGAGCAACCTGTGCACGTGATGGGGATCCACCTCGGGCTGTCGCAGGGGGAGCGGCGGGAGCAGGCGCGACGCCTTCGCACGTATGTCGAGAACAGCGTGCCAGCGGAGGCGCCGCTCTTCGTCGCGGGCGATTTCAACGACTGGCGCCGGCAGATCTCGCGCGAGCTGGTCGAGGGGCTCTCGATGCGCGAGGCGTTCCGTGTCGCGCACCGTCACTACGCGCGGACGTTCCCTAGCCGCTTTCCGATCTTCCACCTCGATCGCATCTATTTCCGAGGCTGCGAGCTCGAGAGCGCTTCCTGCTTTCGCGGGAAACCATGGAATACGCTATCGGACCACCTGCCGCTGCTGGCGAGCTTCCGCTGCGAGGGAGGCTCCGCCTGA
- a CDS encoding VTT domain-containing protein, whose amino-acid sequence MRKACILQERRNAWRISSSSRASVIIDAADYFAAFAEAAQRARHSILILGWDIQSNVKLWPDGADRGVPDELADFLGALTRRRPELHVRLLCWEGAVIYKFEREPDEERKGRFNAHPRVDFRFASLPPVGAARHEKLVVIDDRVAFAGGIDLARDRWDTSEHLARDPRRVNPLGEAYRPFHDVQLVVDGDAARSLGDHAREQWRKVTGESLEPVEIHAEDAWPPSVTPDFRDVSIGISRSDPRFGSRRPVCEILTFFEDAIASARRSIFIECEYLTSGAIIEALSKRLRDRNGPEILVVAPARASGWLEQTTMGILRERALRRLRAEDRHGRLHLYYPTVPGLGQDYIYLHSKVLIVDDHLLHVGSANLSNRSMGVDTELDLTIEGRIEARAVRERLLAEHLGTTPDAVRQETEQRGSIVAAVEALRGGDRTLVPIAAEATPLLCTIVPDAVDPRYPIDLVGIVSDHAPQRAPGSRVALVKAILPWVLFIGAALAWQLTPLKQSLNLQALDQVARFLDETPLAPALIIGAFVAGGLVFFPLNALVVATALLFAPPLSALYALVGSMCSALALYGIGKALHLELIQRLLGSRFGKLRGALERHGVIAIMTLRLIPIVPFSLFNLACGGVGVRLRDYALGTFLGLLPGVLLVTSVSGAVRAFVEGGNPLTIVFIALFLGIAVLAFYALERISRTGRPGAH is encoded by the coding sequence GTGCGGAAAGCTTGTATACTACAAGAACGGAGAAACGCGTGGCGGATCTCCTCGTCCTCCCGGGCCTCCGTCATCATCGACGCGGCGGATTACTTCGCCGCCTTCGCGGAGGCGGCCCAGCGCGCGCGCCACTCGATTCTCATCCTCGGCTGGGACATCCAGTCGAACGTGAAGCTGTGGCCGGATGGCGCGGATCGCGGGGTCCCGGATGAGCTCGCCGACTTCCTGGGCGCCCTCACCCGCCGCAGGCCCGAGCTCCACGTGCGGCTGCTCTGCTGGGAGGGCGCTGTCATCTACAAGTTCGAGCGCGAGCCGGACGAGGAGAGAAAGGGGCGCTTCAACGCCCACCCGCGCGTCGACTTCCGCTTCGCCAGCCTTCCCCCCGTCGGGGCCGCCCGCCACGAGAAGCTCGTCGTCATCGACGATCGCGTCGCCTTCGCGGGCGGCATCGATCTCGCGCGCGATCGGTGGGACACGTCCGAGCATCTCGCGCGGGATCCGCGCCGGGTGAACCCGCTCGGGGAGGCGTATCGCCCATTCCACGACGTCCAGCTCGTCGTCGATGGCGACGCCGCGCGGTCGCTCGGCGATCACGCGCGCGAGCAGTGGCGCAAGGTGACGGGCGAGTCGCTCGAGCCCGTCGAGATCCACGCCGAAGACGCCTGGCCGCCCTCGGTCACGCCCGATTTCCGCGACGTCTCAATCGGGATCTCCCGGTCGGATCCCCGCTTCGGCTCGAGACGCCCCGTCTGCGAGATCCTCACCTTCTTCGAGGACGCGATCGCCTCGGCCCGCCGCTCCATTTTCATCGAGTGCGAATACCTCACCTCGGGGGCCATCATCGAGGCGCTCTCGAAGCGCCTGCGCGACCGCAACGGCCCGGAGATCCTGGTGGTCGCGCCCGCCCGCGCGAGCGGATGGCTCGAGCAGACGACGATGGGGATCCTGCGCGAGCGCGCCCTGCGCCGGCTGCGGGCCGAGGATCGCCACGGCCGCCTCCACCTGTATTACCCGACGGTGCCCGGCCTCGGGCAGGATTACATCTATCTCCACTCGAAGGTCCTCATCGTCGACGATCACCTGCTGCACGTCGGCTCCGCGAACTTGAGCAACCGGTCCATGGGCGTCGATACCGAGCTCGATCTCACGATCGAGGGGCGTATCGAGGCGCGCGCCGTGCGCGAGCGGCTCCTCGCCGAGCACCTCGGCACGACGCCCGACGCGGTCCGGCAGGAGACGGAGCAGCGCGGCTCCATCGTCGCGGCCGTCGAGGCGCTTCGCGGCGGCGACAGGACGCTCGTTCCCATCGCGGCCGAGGCCACGCCGCTCCTCTGCACGATCGTCCCCGACGCGGTCGATCCGCGCTATCCCATCGACCTGGTCGGCATCGTGTCCGATCACGCGCCGCAGCGCGCCCCTGGCTCGCGCGTGGCGCTCGTCAAAGCGATCCTCCCGTGGGTCCTCTTCATCGGGGCGGCGCTCGCCTGGCAGCTCACGCCGCTCAAGCAATCGCTCAATCTCCAGGCGCTCGACCAGGTCGCGAGGTTTCTCGACGAGACGCCGCTCGCCCCGGCGCTCATCATCGGCGCCTTCGTCGCGGGCGGGCTCGTCTTCTTCCCGCTCAACGCGCTCGTCGTCGCGACCGCGCTCCTCTTCGCGCCGCCCCTGAGCGCGCTTTACGCCCTCGTGGGCTCGATGTGCAGCGCGCTCGCTCTTTACGGGATCGGCAAGGCGCTCCATCTCGAGCTCATCCAGCGGCTCCTGGGAAGCCGCTTCGGGAAGCTCCGCGGCGCGCTCGAGCGCCATGGGGTCATCGCCATCATGACGCTGCGGCTCATCCCGATCGTCCCGTTCTCGCTCTTCAATCTCGCGTGCGGCGGGGTGGGCGTGCGGCTCCGCGATTACGCGCTGGGGACCTTCCTCGGCCTGTTGCCGGGGGTGCTCCTCGTCACCTCGGTGAGCGGCGCCGTGCGCGCCTTCGTCGAGGGCGGCAATCCCCTCACGATCGTCTTCATCGCGCTCTTCCTCGGTATCGCGGTGCTCGCGTTCTACGCGCTGGAGCGTATCAGCCGGACCGGGAGGCCGGGCGCCCATTGA
- a CDS encoding SgcJ/EcaC family oxidoreductase, whose protein sequence is MRPALAESSSRDASPVTEFVAELQAAIDAADADRFNARFSADVLWGSPFGAVVDGYDAIHAIHTKMFAGIKPVPGASRYVVEHARFPTPDVAVAYVRRLATTRESGEPEPGVPGSFDELALFVLVRRDGTWWLAAGQHVPDRRDVYARPRS, encoded by the coding sequence GTGCGCCCTGCGCTGGCCGAATCGTCGTCACGCGACGCGTCGCCCGTCACCGAGTTCGTCGCGGAGCTGCAGGCAGCCATCGATGCGGCCGATGCGGATCGGTTCAATGCTCGTTTCTCGGCGGACGTGCTCTGGGGAAGCCCGTTCGGTGCGGTCGTCGACGGCTACGACGCCATTCATGCCATTCACACGAAGATGTTCGCCGGGATCAAGCCGGTGCCGGGCGCGTCACGCTACGTCGTCGAGCACGCGCGCTTTCCGACGCCCGACGTGGCGGTCGCGTACGTTCGTCGTCTCGCGACGACGCGCGAATCGGGCGAGCCCGAGCCTGGCGTTCCCGGCTCCTTCGACGAGCTCGCCCTCTTCGTCCTCGTGCGCCGCGACGGCACCTGGTGGCTCGCCGCCGGCCAGCACGTCCCCGACCGCCGCGACGTCTACGCGCGACCGCGCTCCTAG
- a CDS encoding NADH:flavin oxidoreductase, whose product MMTNRSTAAALHPALSSTSIGALRLSNRLVVAPMSRVSTAGDGVPTEAMRRYYAAFAEGGFGLVITEGTYPDLAHSQGYADQPGLATDAQAAAWRPIVDAVHAAGAKIIVQLMHAGALSQGNRHRGETIGPSAVQPKGEKLPEYGGSGPYATPRAMNEDDIRDVLDGFARAAVRARDVGFDGVELHAANGYLFDQFLTTYTNTRTDPYGGPVENRIRFAADAVRAMRGVVGSGLLIGTRVSQAKVNDFTYRWPGGAEDGKVIFAALRDAGADYLHVAGEGRGWRQGAQLPGGVSLTEIARHVGELPVIANGGLDDPALSARVIEGGHADLVSIGRGALANPDWPRRLAEGAPFEPFDRAMLHPYASIENVEQWRRSRAALG is encoded by the coding sequence ATGATGACGAACCGCTCCACCGCAGCCGCCCTCCACCCCGCGCTCTCGTCGACGTCCATCGGCGCGCTGCGCCTCTCGAATCGCCTCGTCGTCGCGCCGATGTCGCGCGTGAGCACGGCCGGCGACGGCGTCCCGACCGAGGCGATGCGGCGCTATTACGCGGCCTTCGCCGAAGGGGGATTCGGCCTCGTGATCACGGAGGGGACCTACCCCGACCTCGCCCATAGCCAGGGGTACGCAGACCAGCCGGGCCTCGCGACCGACGCGCAGGCCGCCGCGTGGCGCCCGATCGTCGACGCCGTGCACGCGGCGGGCGCGAAGATCATCGTGCAGCTCATGCACGCGGGCGCGCTTTCTCAGGGGAACCGGCACCGGGGGGAGACGATCGGCCCCTCCGCCGTCCAGCCGAAGGGCGAGAAGCTGCCCGAGTACGGCGGGAGCGGCCCCTATGCGACGCCGCGGGCGATGAACGAGGACGATATCCGCGACGTGCTCGACGGGTTCGCGCGCGCCGCCGTCCGCGCGCGGGACGTGGGCTTCGACGGGGTCGAGCTCCACGCGGCGAACGGGTATCTCTTCGACCAGTTCCTCACGACGTACACGAATACGCGTACCGACCCGTACGGCGGGCCCGTGGAGAACCGCATTCGCTTCGCGGCCGACGCCGTGCGCGCGATGCGGGGGGTCGTGGGAAGCGGGCTCTTGATCGGAACCCGCGTCTCACAGGCGAAGGTGAACGATTTCACCTATCGCTGGCCGGGCGGCGCCGAGGACGGGAAGGTCATTTTCGCGGCGCTCCGCGACGCGGGGGCCGATTACCTTCACGTGGCGGGCGAGGGGCGGGGCTGGCGCCAGGGCGCGCAGCTCCCGGGAGGCGTCTCCCTCACCGAGATCGCCAGGCACGTCGGCGAGCTCCCTGTCATCGCCAATGGAGGACTGGACGACCCGGCGCTCTCGGCGCGCGTCATCGAGGGCGGGCACGCGGACCTCGTCTCCATCGGGCGGGGCGCGCTCGCGAACCCGGACTGGCCGCGCCGCCTCGCGGAAGGCGCTCCCTTCGAGCCGTTCGACCGGGCGATGCTTCACCCGTATGCTTCCATCGAGAACGTCGAGCAATGGCGTCGCTCTCGCGCTGCGCTCGGCTGA